One region of Candidatus Zixiibacteriota bacterium genomic DNA includes:
- a CDS encoding UXX-star (seleno)protein family 1, giving the protein MATEEVLIFGQDLUPYTSGAREDYSRRKVPYRYINVLKDAEGLKEMLRHSGGDRRIPVIVESGKVTIGFGGT; this is encoded by the coding sequence ATGGCCACGGAAGAGGTTTTGATCTTCGGGCAGGACCTTTGACCTTACACCTCGGGAGCCCGTGAGGATTACTCCCGCCGGAAGGTCCCCTATCGCTACATCAACGTCCTCAAAGACGCGGAAGGGCTGAAGGAGATGCTGCGCCATTCCGGGGGCGACCGGCGCATACCGGTCATCGTCGAGTCCGGAAAAGTGACCATCGGCTTCGGCGGCACCTGA
- the rsmI gene encoding 16S rRNA (cytidine(1402)-2'-O)-methyltransferase, with product MDPGTLYVVATPIGNLEDLSFRAVRVLKEVDLVAAEDTRRTLALLRRYGVHTPLTSYHEHNEKEKARELLALLQQGKNIALVSDAGTPGISDPGFRLVEAAARAGVPVSPVPGPVAFAAALSASGLPSDRFAFEGFLPAKKSARRRRLEELRDEQRTLIFYEAPHRLGEALRDLLEIFGDRRAVVAREFTKIHEEFVRGRLAELAGRFAAAETRGEVTLIVEGAGTKAPPADAELAAEIARLKGEGMRAKEIAEALARKYACSKKEIYRLAVTAGG from the coding sequence ATGGATCCGGGAACCCTCTACGTCGTCGCCACGCCGATCGGCAACCTCGAAGATCTTTCGTTTCGCGCGGTGCGCGTCCTGAAGGAGGTCGACCTCGTCGCGGCGGAGGATACGCGGCGCACGCTCGCGCTCCTGCGCCGCTACGGCGTGCACACGCCGCTGACCAGCTATCACGAGCACAACGAGAAGGAAAAAGCTCGCGAGCTGCTCGCGCTCCTGCAACAGGGCAAGAACATTGCGCTCGTGTCGGATGCGGGGACGCCCGGCATCTCCGACCCGGGCTTTCGCCTGGTCGAGGCGGCGGCGCGCGCGGGAGTGCCGGTCTCGCCGGTTCCCGGTCCGGTCGCCTTCGCCGCGGCCTTGAGCGCGAGCGGCCTTCCGAGCGACCGTTTCGCGTTCGAGGGTTTCCTGCCGGCGAAGAAATCGGCGCGGCGCCGACGCCTGGAGGAGCTTCGCGACGAGCAGCGGACGCTGATCTTTTACGAAGCGCCACACCGGCTCGGCGAGGCTTTGCGGGATCTGCTCGAGATCTTCGGAGATCGCCGGGCGGTGGTCGCACGGGAGTTCACCAAGATCCACGAGGAATTCGTCCGCGGTCGCCTGGCCGAGCTGGCGGGAAGGTTTGCCGCCGCTGAAACCCGGGGCGAGGTGACTCTCATTGTCGAGGGCGCCGGGACGAAGGCGCCGCCGGCAGACGCCGAGCTGGCCGCGGAAATCGCCCGGCTGAAGGGCGAGGGGATGCGGGCCAAGGAAATCGCCGAGGCGCTCGCGAGAAAGTACGCCTGCTCGAAGAAGGAGATCTACCGTCTCGCTGTGACCGCCGGGGGCTAG
- a CDS encoding RNA-binding protein: MGAKLYVGNLPYSVTEERLQRHFAQHGSVVSARIITDKLTGRSKGFGFVEMGSDDEAQRAATALNGTNFEGRNIVVSEARPQAPRTSRPGKSENRSGPNR, from the coding sequence ATGGGAGCGAAGCTGTACGTTGGTAATCTGCCCTACTCGGTCACAGAGGAAAGGCTTCAGAGACATTTCGCCCAGCACGGCTCGGTCGTGAGCGCAAGAATCATCACCGACAAGCTCACCGGCCGCTCCAAGGGCTTCGGCTTCGTCGAAATGGGCTCCGACGACGAGGCGCAGCGGGCCGCCACGGCGCTGAACGGGACGAACTTCGAAGGCCGCAATATCGTCGTCAGCGAGGCCCGGCCGCAGGCTCCCCGGACATCCCGGCCGGGAAAAAGCGAGAACCGGTCCGGTCCCAACCGCTAG
- a CDS encoding acylphosphatase: MSENLARVHLRITGRVQGVFFRASAQREAERRAVTGWVRNRPDGSVEIVAEGERARLDEFISWCRQGPPGARVDGVTVEWETFRGEFRSFRVER, translated from the coding sequence ATGAGCGAAAATCTTGCTCGGGTGCACCTGCGGATCACCGGGAGGGTCCAGGGGGTTTTCTTCCGCGCCTCGGCGCAACGGGAGGCCGAACGGCGCGCGGTCACGGGGTGGGTGCGAAATCGGCCGGACGGCTCCGTGGAGATCGTCGCCGAGGGGGAGCGGGCCAGGCTTGATGAGTTTATCTCCTGGTGCCGCCAGGGCCCCCCGGGAGCCCGCGTCGACGGAGTGACGGTCGAATGGGAGACGTTCCGCGGGGAATTCCGGTCGTTTCGGGTCGAAAGATAG
- a CDS encoding ATP-binding protein, with protein MRFNFRSVGLGTKLVFFLVSTLVVTMVVHGYFSVRQEKENILREMKVGMLGLSRAIQAALGYMYGEERDLGATQRFIDGVARSGNIHGVVVYDVSGRSVAVSASLKPTDDFPGLDPQPVLDIDPAPVLRSGREVDGYTESPAHPVYYRIEPILDSDRKIVGAFVLARRGWGFATSIQARRNRIILTTSALVLVLCILIPVLVRRNVSRPIRELIARIREMGQGHWSERIEIRSRDEIGQLAREFNQMCERLQDSYRQLVREQQERLGLERHLRESDRLASVGQLAAGLAHEIGTPLNIIGGRAEYLLRRPRSTEEITENLQIIRSQMDRIANIVRQLLEFSRRREPAFRTVNLPLLLKNVTSLVGHKIAEKGASVKIEADERLPAIQADPDLLQQVFVNLYLNSLHALSDGGRITISCESAREEIGPPPGWVRVVIEDDGEGIEAAHLGHVFDPFFTTKDVGEGTGLGLAVSYGIVKEHGGEIRVESEHGKFTRFIIDLPVFGQVPEHAAA; from the coding sequence ATGCGCTTCAACTTCCGATCCGTCGGGTTGGGCACCAAGCTCGTTTTTTTCCTCGTGAGCACGCTGGTGGTGACCATGGTGGTTCACGGTTATTTCAGCGTCCGCCAGGAAAAGGAGAACATCCTCCGCGAGATGAAGGTCGGCATGCTGGGGCTGAGCCGCGCCATCCAGGCCGCGCTCGGCTATATGTACGGCGAGGAGCGGGATCTCGGCGCCACCCAGAGGTTCATCGACGGCGTGGCGCGAAGCGGAAACATTCACGGTGTCGTCGTCTACGACGTTTCGGGCCGATCGGTCGCGGTCTCGGCGTCGCTCAAGCCGACCGACGATTTCCCCGGACTCGACCCGCAGCCAGTCTTGGACATCGATCCCGCTCCCGTGCTCCGCTCGGGCAGGGAAGTCGACGGCTATACCGAAAGCCCCGCTCACCCGGTTTACTACCGGATCGAACCGATCCTGGACTCCGATCGAAAGATCGTCGGCGCCTTCGTGCTCGCGCGCCGGGGGTGGGGATTCGCCACGAGCATTCAGGCCAGGCGCAATCGCATTATCCTGACGACCTCGGCTCTGGTGCTCGTCCTCTGCATCCTCATCCCGGTTCTGGTTCGCCGCAACGTCTCGCGCCCGATTCGCGAGCTGATCGCCCGGATCCGCGAGATGGGACAAGGGCACTGGAGCGAGCGGATCGAGATCCGCAGCCGTGATGAAATCGGCCAGCTCGCGCGCGAGTTCAACCAGATGTGCGAACGTCTCCAGGACAGCTACCGCCAGCTGGTCAGGGAGCAGCAGGAACGGCTGGGCCTCGAGCGCCACCTGCGTGAATCGGACAGGCTGGCCTCGGTCGGGCAGCTCGCGGCCGGCCTCGCCCACGAGATCGGGACGCCTCTCAACATCATAGGAGGGCGGGCGGAGTATCTTCTGCGCCGTCCCCGCAGCACCGAAGAAATCACCGAAAACCTCCAGATCATTCGGTCGCAGATGGACCGGATCGCGAACATCGTGCGCCAGCTCCTCGAGTTTTCGCGCCGCCGGGAGCCTGCCTTTCGCACCGTCAATCTCCCGTTGCTCCTGAAAAACGTGACCAGCCTGGTCGGGCACAAAATCGCCGAAAAGGGTGCAAGCGTGAAGATTGAGGCCGATGAGCGGCTCCCCGCGATCCAGGCGGATCCCGATCTTCTGCAGCAGGTGTTCGTCAATCTCTACCTGAATTCGCTGCATGCGCTGAGCGACGGCGGGCGGATCACCATAAGCTGCGAGTCGGCGCGCGAAGAAATCGGGCCTCCCCCGGGGTGGGTCAGGGTCGTTATCGAGGACGACGGCGAAGGGATCGAAGCCGCCCATCTCGGCCACGTCTTTGATCCTTTTTTCACCACCAAGGACGTCGGGGAAGGCACCGGCCTTGGTCTGGCCGTGAGCTACGGGATCGTCAAGGAACACGGCGGCGAGATCCGGGTCGAGAGCGAACACGGCAAGTTCACCAGGTTCATCATCGATCTCCCGGTCTTCGGGCAGGTTCCGGAGCACGCCGCGGCTTGA
- a CDS encoding sigma-54 dependent transcriptional regulator: MDFKEQIPGRILVVDDDPEMCRFFMQLLGDEGYAVEVVHDGASALRRHRQGDFDLVITDLMMPRMRGTELVRQLREHDPDALVLLVTAFGSIESAVEAMRAGAFDYVTKPFRTDEILLDVNRALEQRRLRSELRRLRTEVQERYSFQNVLARSEAMQKALEIAARVSDLSANVLIIGESGTGKEMIARAIHRNSARAEGPFIPLNCAAVPETLLESELFGYTRGAFTDAKKDRRGLFQEAGGGVLFLDEISEMPLSIQAKLLRVIEDKEVRPLGSNQSEKIDARVISASNRDLEKLVQEGSFRRDLYYRLNVIRIELPPLRERPEDIPVLVDHFIRKFAGHATRPVTGIEPDALAALMSYRWPGNVRELEHTLERAVLLGKTPSICLDDLPESLTRCNRDRLPLNEALARGYTLKELEKEYIHRVLENTNGNKTEAARILGVDRTTLYRKLEEYKVEV, encoded by the coding sequence ATGGACTTCAAGGAACAGATCCCGGGCCGGATCCTCGTCGTCGACGACGACCCGGAGATGTGCCGGTTCTTCATGCAGCTCCTCGGCGACGAGGGCTATGCGGTGGAGGTCGTTCATGACGGCGCATCCGCGCTACGCCGCCACCGCCAGGGAGACTTCGACCTGGTGATCACCGATTTGATGATGCCGCGAATGCGCGGCACGGAGCTGGTGCGCCAGCTGCGCGAGCACGATCCGGACGCCCTGGTGCTGCTCGTGACGGCCTTCGGCAGCATCGAAAGCGCGGTCGAGGCGATGCGCGCCGGCGCTTTCGACTACGTGACCAAGCCGTTTCGCACCGACGAAATCCTGCTCGACGTCAACCGCGCGCTCGAGCAGCGACGGCTCCGGAGCGAGCTGCGCCGGCTCCGCACCGAGGTCCAGGAGCGGTACAGCTTCCAGAACGTCCTCGCCAGGAGCGAGGCGATGCAGAAGGCCCTGGAAATCGCCGCCCGGGTGAGCGATCTCTCCGCCAACGTCCTGATCATCGGAGAGAGCGGGACCGGCAAGGAGATGATCGCCCGCGCCATTCACCGCAACAGCGCTCGGGCCGAAGGTCCGTTCATCCCCCTGAATTGCGCGGCCGTTCCCGAAACGCTGCTCGAGAGCGAGCTGTTCGGCTATACGAGAGGGGCCTTCACCGACGCCAAGAAGGATCGGCGCGGCCTGTTCCAGGAAGCCGGGGGCGGGGTTCTTTTCCTCGACGAAATCAGCGAAATGCCGCTCAGCATCCAGGCCAAGCTGCTGCGCGTCATCGAGGACAAGGAAGTCCGTCCGCTCGGCTCCAACCAGAGCGAAAAAATCGATGCCCGCGTGATTTCGGCCAGCAATCGGGACCTCGAAAAACTCGTCCAGGAAGGAAGCTTTCGCCGCGACCTCTATTACCGGCTGAACGTGATCCGGATCGAGCTGCCGCCCTTGCGGGAACGCCCCGAGGATATCCCCGTGCTGGTCGACCATTTCATCCGCAAATTCGCCGGCCACGCGACCCGCCCGGTCACCGGCATCGAGCCCGATGCCCTTGCCGCGTTGATGAGCTACCGCTGGCCGGGAAACGTCCGGGAGCTCGAGCACACGCTCGAACGGGCGGTGCTGCTCGGCAAAACGCCCTCGATTTGCCTCGACGACCTGCCGGAATCGTTGACCCGATGCAACCGCGACAGACTGCCGCTGAACGAGGCGCTGGCGCGCGGCTATACCCTGAAAGAGCTCGAGAAGGAGTACATCCATCGGGTGCTCGAGAACACCAACGGCAACAAGACCGAAGCCGCGCGCATTCTCGGGGTGGACCGTACGACGCTGTACCGCAAGCTGGAAGAGTACAAGGTCGAAGTGTAG